The following are encoded in a window of Brevibacillus sp. DP1.3A genomic DNA:
- a CDS encoding VOC family protein, with the protein MSIHVRNFAVVQLPVKNLEVSIKWYRDVLGIPFTFEFSPGDNEAWLNVGGVGLGLIRCPEVPRLDFTDMAGQAQPIISLQVDQIHEVYEELKSKGIEVSEMTYKRGGGYSFRFRDPDGHLNHLWGGWPSAEDEERNA; encoded by the coding sequence ATGAGTATCCATGTGCGTAATTTTGCGGTTGTACAGCTGCCTGTCAAAAACTTGGAGGTATCCATAAAGTGGTACCGCGATGTGCTTGGCATTCCGTTTACCTTCGAATTTTCACCTGGAGACAATGAGGCTTGGTTGAATGTAGGCGGAGTAGGTCTCGGGCTCATTCGTTGCCCAGAAGTTCCGCGTTTGGACTTTACCGATATGGCCGGACAAGCCCAGCCGATCATCTCCTTGCAGGTAGATCAGATCCATGAGGTTTATGAGGAGTTGAAAAGCAAAGGAATCGAAGTAAGTGAAATGACGTACAAGCGAGGCGGAGGCTACAGCTTTAGATTTCGTGATCCAGATGGGCATTTGAACCACCTATGGGGTGGATGGCCATCTGCTGAAGATGAAGAGAGAAACGCATAG
- a CDS encoding RNA polymerase sigma factor, with protein MGADQDEASFWRVQPFLADIQKHCLSLTKNEWDAQDLLQETLTKVYRSLQKTPDRELTKAFLRQIATNAWIDHCRKVKANEHPALFDEAIYLYQSTVSDAFVQREVFEQLADRLNARQMVLILMMDIFSFTAQETATLLHATVGAVKEGVKRARQRLFVLAEQSRQDESSSIKKKMDKAGRRDSSGFVSKEGFEQFLAAFRAGDAYAICQTYLRFAEQGVSVEKVSVAGDHLFFAVRDPDGHLLHFFQKW; from the coding sequence ATGGGGGCAGATCAGGATGAGGCTTCCTTTTGGCGCGTACAACCTTTTCTTGCGGATATCCAAAAGCATTGCTTGTCCCTCACGAAAAACGAGTGGGATGCGCAGGACCTTCTGCAAGAAACATTGACGAAGGTGTATCGTTCCCTGCAGAAGACTCCAGACAGAGAACTGACCAAGGCATTTTTGAGGCAAATTGCCACGAATGCTTGGATCGATCATTGCCGGAAAGTAAAGGCGAATGAGCATCCCGCCCTGTTTGATGAAGCGATCTATCTGTATCAGTCCACTGTATCCGATGCGTTTGTGCAGAGAGAGGTGTTCGAGCAGCTGGCTGATCGACTAAATGCCAGACAGATGGTGCTGATTCTCATGATGGATATTTTTTCGTTTACAGCGCAGGAAACAGCCACATTGCTGCATGCGACAGTAGGGGCAGTGAAGGAAGGGGTGAAGAGGGCACGCCAGCGCTTGTTCGTGTTGGCTGAGCAATCCAGACAGGATGAAAGCTCGTCCATTAAAAAGAAAATGGACAAAGCTGGACGGCGTGATTCGTCCGGATTTGTATCAAAAGAAGGATTCGAGCAATTTTTGGCTGCCTTTCGTGCGGGGGATGCCTATGCGATTTGTCAAACGTACCTGCGCTTCGCCGAACAGGGCGTGAGCGTGGAAAAGGTCTCGGTAGCAGGCGATCACCTTTTCTTTGCTGTTCGTGACCCGGATGGACATTTGCTGCATTTTTTTCAGAAATGGTAA
- a CDS encoding putative RNA methyltransferase, with protein sequence MSTSISQHVEIFRCPICQAAMRNVPATSLVCNNHHCFDLSKHGYVHLATRTYKTKYDKQMFAARRAIGEQGFFHPLYDLLSEVILHTTEPEESQMYVLDAGCGEGYHLTQVRQRVMQTSEVPLIGVGVDLAKEGVVLAAKSDPEVVWCVGDLTKAPFADRQFSYIFNLLSPSNSDEFHRLLADEGRMIKVIPEANYLRELREVLYQETPKTKYANHRTIDHFKTSFQLIGKERVQYQFRLDEGSLASLLQMTPLAWGATPEQLERVSDLAGVDMTIDLVVLIGRK encoded by the coding sequence ATGTCTACAAGTATCTCCCAGCATGTGGAGATTTTTCGTTGTCCAATTTGCCAGGCGGCTATGCGAAACGTACCTGCAACCAGCTTGGTATGCAACAATCATCATTGCTTTGATTTATCCAAGCACGGCTACGTTCACTTGGCTACGCGAACCTACAAAACAAAGTATGACAAGCAAATGTTTGCAGCGAGAAGGGCGATAGGGGAGCAAGGTTTTTTTCATCCATTGTATGACTTGTTGAGTGAAGTCATCCTGCATACGACAGAGCCTGAGGAAAGCCAGATGTACGTACTGGATGCAGGGTGTGGCGAAGGCTATCACCTGACGCAGGTTCGGCAGAGAGTGATGCAAACAAGCGAAGTCCCATTAATCGGAGTGGGTGTCGATCTCGCCAAAGAGGGAGTTGTACTCGCGGCGAAGAGCGATCCAGAAGTAGTTTGGTGCGTTGGTGATTTGACGAAAGCGCCGTTTGCCGACAGACAGTTTTCGTACATTTTCAATCTGTTATCTCCATCCAATTCGGATGAGTTTCATAGACTCCTGGCTGATGAAGGACGGATGATCAAAGTCATCCCCGAGGCCAACTATTTGCGAGAGTTACGAGAAGTCTTGTATCAAGAGACACCAAAAACAAAATATGCGAATCATCGTACGATCGACCACTTCAAAACCAGCTTCCAGCTAATCGGTAAGGAACGGGTTCAGTATCAGTTCCGACTGGATGAAGGGAGTCTTGCTTCCCTGCTCCAGATGACTCCATTGGCATGGGGGGCGACACCTGAGCAGTTGGAACGGGTGTCTGACTTGGCAGGAGTGGACATGACGATAGACTTGGTTGTGTTGATCGGCAGAAAATAA